A stretch of the Bartonella henselae str. Houston-1 genome encodes the following:
- a CDS encoding DNA recombination protein RmuC, protein MFDSFFSFILADESFVKLSALLLLIFVCLVFFMLMHSYRKKALWESETAERSREVQMQMATLLKTQAEMQGRMQTMAEIFGQRQAELNKSLSEQLNGMTANLGQTLQVQTKSTYENLNRLQERLAVIDAAQNNIQSLAGQVVQLQAILSNKQTRGTFGQGRMEAIIADALPANAYIFQAVLSNGKRPDCLIHMPNKAPSLVVDAKFPLEAWNAMRKATSAQERQEAERQFRTDMEVHIRDIAQKYLISGETHDTAFLFVPSESIFATIYEDFESLVQKANRAHIIIVSPSLLMLSIQVVQTIMKDARMREQAHLIQSEVAKLMEDFGRMDTRIRALQKHFYKAGEDIEGILISSSKIMKRANRIETFQLKDNNSEPMEIKTSAQSQTLRLVDEE, encoded by the coding sequence ATGTTTGATTCGTTTTTTTCTTTTATACTCGCTGATGAGTCTTTTGTTAAACTGAGCGCTCTGCTTTTGCTTATATTCGTTTGCTTGGTATTTTTTATGCTGATGCATTCTTATCGGAAAAAGGCGCTTTGGGAAAGTGAAACTGCTGAGCGTTCTCGTGAAGTACAAATGCAAATGGCTACATTGCTAAAAACACAGGCTGAAATGCAAGGACGGATGCAAACGATGGCAGAAATTTTTGGTCAAAGACAGGCGGAATTAAATAAGTCACTCAGTGAGCAACTCAATGGGATGACAGCCAATTTAGGGCAAACTCTTCAGGTACAGACCAAATCGACTTATGAAAATTTGAATCGTTTGCAAGAGCGTTTAGCGGTCATTGATGCAGCACAAAATAATATTCAATCACTTGCGGGACAGGTTGTTCAGTTGCAGGCAATTTTAAGCAATAAGCAAACGCGTGGTACTTTTGGTCAAGGGCGGATGGAAGCAATTATTGCTGATGCCCTACCAGCGAATGCTTATATTTTTCAAGCTGTGCTCTCTAATGGAAAGCGGCCAGATTGTCTCATCCACATGCCGAATAAGGCACCTTCTTTGGTTGTTGATGCTAAATTTCCTCTAGAAGCTTGGAATGCTATGCGTAAAGCAACATCAGCACAAGAACGTCAAGAAGCAGAACGCCAATTTCGTACCGATATGGAAGTTCATATTCGTGATATTGCGCAAAAATATTTAATTTCTGGAGAAACACATGACACAGCTTTTCTTTTTGTGCCATCGGAATCGATTTTTGCAACGATCTATGAGGATTTTGAATCGTTGGTACAAAAAGCTAATCGAGCACATATAATTATTGTATCTCCGTCTTTGTTGATGCTCTCTATTCAGGTTGTACAAACCATTATGAAAGATGCACGGATGCGTGAACAAGCGCATTTGATTCAGTCAGAAGTAGCAAAATTGATGGAAGATTTTGGACGAATGGATACACGTATTCGCGCATTACAGAAGCATTTTTACAAAGCAGGAGAGGATATAGAAGGGATTTTAATCTCATCTTCCAAAATTATGAAACGAGCTAACCGTATTGAAACTTTTCAATTAAAAGATAATAATTCTGAGCCAATGGAAATAAAAACATCTGCTCAATCGCAAACATTGCGTTTGGTTGATGAGGAGTAA
- a CDS encoding transglycosylase SLT domain-containing protein — MRHLLFLGVLVFLLGGCTTTSPIYTNNACAILAQKDGFFDNWGKASKRAEIRYGIPIPIILATIKMESNFRHNARPARKKLLGFIPWKRPSTAYGYSQALDSTWAMYLRSTGRSFAWRTNFADAADFVAWYHRQSVQRNGVRFDDAYSLYLNYHMGHSAYARSKGYVPGTLAQAAQRMAIMSRHYDQQLKACGRR; from the coding sequence ATGCGACACCTTTTGTTTTTAGGGGTATTGGTGTTTCTGCTAGGGGGATGTACAACAACCTCCCCGATTTATACAAACAATGCTTGCGCCATTTTAGCGCAAAAAGATGGTTTTTTTGATAATTGGGGAAAGGCTTCTAAAAGAGCAGAAATACGCTATGGGATTCCTATACCTATTATTCTTGCAACCATTAAGATGGAATCAAACTTTCGTCACAATGCACGTCCTGCGCGCAAAAAACTACTTGGTTTTATTCCATGGAAGCGTCCGTCGACAGCATATGGTTATTCTCAAGCACTTGACAGTACATGGGCAATGTATCTTCGCTCTACGGGAAGATCTTTTGCATGGCGTACTAATTTTGCAGATGCCGCTGATTTTGTTGCTTGGTATCATCGCCAGAGTGTTCAACGCAATGGTGTGAGGTTTGATGATGCGTATAGCCTTTATTTAAATTATCATATGGGTCATAGTGCTTATGCGCGTAGTAAAGGATATGTACCTGGTACACTTGCACAAGCGGCACAGCGTATGGCAATTATGT